In Limnohabitans sp. INBF002, one genomic interval encodes:
- a CDS encoding lipocalin family protein: MLQFRWLALCLSCVALHAAAQLQAPSPAALPPVTTIAALDVPRYMGTWYEIAKFPNRFQRKCLANTRAHYLAQTDGSVQVLNSCTTADGNTIDALGLAKQVGPATSPKLQVRFAPAWLSWLPQVWGDYWVIDLDAEYQLAAVSDAKREYLWVLSRTPRVPAKTYDGLIERLKAQGFDVQQLELTQQP; the protein is encoded by the coding sequence ATGCTCCAATTTCGCTGGCTCGCTTTGTGTTTGTCATGTGTCGCACTCCACGCGGCGGCGCAATTGCAAGCCCCCTCGCCTGCGGCCTTGCCTCCCGTCACCACCATTGCCGCATTGGATGTGCCGCGTTACATGGGCACGTGGTACGAGATTGCCAAATTTCCCAACCGTTTTCAGCGCAAGTGCCTGGCCAACACGCGCGCGCACTATCTGGCGCAAACCGATGGCTCGGTGCAAGTGCTCAACAGCTGCACCACAGCAGATGGCAACACCATCGACGCATTGGGCTTGGCCAAACAAGTGGGTCCAGCCACGTCGCCCAAACTGCAAGTGCGTTTTGCCCCCGCATGGCTGAGCTGGTTGCCACAGGTGTGGGGTGACTATTGGGTGATTGACCTGGATGCCGAGTACCAACTGGCCGCTGTGAGCGATGCCAAACGCGAGTATCTGTGGGTGCTATCGCGCACGCCGCGCGTCCCTGCAAAGACCTATGACGGGCTGATCGAACGTTTGAAAGCGCAAGGCTTCGATGTGCAACAACTCGAGCTCACGCAACAGCCCTGA
- a CDS encoding HNH endonuclease signature motif containing protein, giving the protein MSRLKLTRDKIYKTVARQLHGVVPCWVCGEHVAHADATLEHIQPLSEGGNSHQENLAISHDRCNNQRHIKAKAKA; this is encoded by the coding sequence TTGAGTCGGCTCAAGCTCACCCGCGACAAGATCTATAAAACGGTAGCGCGCCAATTGCATGGCGTGGTGCCGTGTTGGGTCTGCGGGGAGCACGTGGCGCATGCCGACGCCACGCTAGAGCACATTCAGCCACTCAGCGAAGGCGGCAACAGCCACCAAGAAAATTTGGCCATCAGCCATGACCGCTGCAACAACCAGCGTCACATCAAAGCCAAGGCCAAAGCTTAA
- a CDS encoding DMT family transporter, whose translation MTSHRKSHPALLGISLLLIAMACFAILDTTTKRVTTVVPVMMAIWARYFFQAVLTTAVVLPLKGLDVLKTNNPRQQLTRGVLLTVVTGLAFSSLRFLPVGEFTAIVMTVPLLVTLLAARLLGEHVSAQRVWLVCGGFVGTLIIVRPGTDVFGWPLLIPLALVIVNAAFQLLTSKMTRTEDAMTTQFYTTWVGTALTSVPLFWFWVPISDTRVLLELVLMGVAGCVGHFLLIMAFERSPAGTLMPYMYAQIGFAMLGGWWVFDHVPDHLSMMGIGLIALCGTAGGLLTVYELRQKTQS comes from the coding sequence ATGACGTCTCATCGAAAATCACACCCCGCGCTTTTGGGCATCAGTTTGTTGCTTATTGCCATGGCGTGCTTCGCCATTTTGGACACCACCACCAAGCGCGTGACCACGGTTGTGCCTGTGATGATGGCGATTTGGGCGCGTTACTTCTTCCAAGCCGTGCTCACCACGGCGGTGGTGTTGCCCCTCAAAGGCTTAGACGTACTCAAAACCAACAACCCACGCCAGCAGCTCACACGCGGTGTGTTGTTGACCGTGGTGACGGGTTTGGCTTTTTCGAGCTTGCGGTTTTTGCCCGTGGGCGAATTCACCGCGATTGTGATGACCGTGCCTTTGCTGGTCACCTTGTTGGCGGCACGCCTGTTGGGTGAGCATGTGTCGGCGCAACGTGTGTGGCTGGTGTGTGGCGGCTTTGTTGGCACGCTCATCATCGTGCGCCCTGGCACCGATGTGTTTGGTTGGCCGCTGCTCATTCCGCTGGCCTTGGTCATCGTGAACGCGGCGTTTCAGTTGCTCACCAGCAAGATGACGCGCACCGAAGACGCCATGACCACGCAGTTCTACACCACATGGGTGGGTACCGCACTCACCTCTGTGCCGCTGTTTTGGTTTTGGGTGCCCATCAGCGACACGCGGGTGTTGCTGGAGTTGGTGCTCATGGGCGTTGCCGGGTGCGTGGGACATTTCTTGCTCATCATGGCGTTTGAACGCTCACCCGCAGGCACTTTGATGCCGTACATGTATGCGCAAATTGGTTTTGCGATGCTGGGCGGTTGGTGGGTGTTTGACCATGTGCCCGATCATCTGTCCATGATGGGCATTGGCTTGATTGCACTTTGTGGCACCGCGGGCGGTTTGCTGACCGTCTATGAGCTGCGCCAAAAAACGCAGTCTTGA